In the genome of Christensenella timonensis, one region contains:
- a CDS encoding pseudouridine synthase, giving the protein MIRLEIAQEQEGFRITECVAESVPELAAANLKKMIRSGDIKLNGSRIKKDFAVQGGDIIEIYVPLEYERQPVLDIAYEDENLIILNKQPGTVVAAGAGMPKETPELISMVINYMQDNAEYSEELGMIPFPCFKLDIYTGGLVMFAKNGDYFEAIREATRQRRIARTFRAVVKGCPKYGEGEFQHFYVKENDEKYRVTKNNARGAVPIYTRYHILKSNGTFSFLEIEPVTQYMNQERAHMEAAGYPILGDNIYGDPKLNKKMGVKYQALWATGIRFSTGVNNMLEYLNGLTVETKDVQFPVINWEQ; this is encoded by the coding sequence ATGATCAGGCTTGAAATCGCACAAGAACAGGAAGGCTTCCGCATCACCGAATGCGTAGCGGAATCCGTACCGGAGCTTGCAGCGGCCAACCTCAAAAAAATGATCCGTTCAGGGGACATCAAATTGAACGGCAGCCGTATTAAAAAGGATTTTGCCGTGCAGGGCGGCGATATCATCGAAATTTATGTGCCGCTCGAATACGAACGGCAGCCGGTTTTGGATATCGCATACGAGGATGAGAACCTGATCATCCTGAATAAGCAGCCGGGGACGGTCGTGGCCGCGGGAGCGGGTATGCCGAAGGAAACGCCGGAGCTGATATCCATGGTCATCAACTACATGCAGGACAATGCGGAATATTCCGAAGAGCTGGGGATGATCCCGTTCCCGTGTTTTAAGCTGGATATTTATACGGGCGGACTGGTGATGTTTGCCAAAAACGGGGACTATTTTGAAGCCATCCGCGAAGCGACGCGGCAGCGGCGGATCGCACGGACATTCCGGGCCGTTGTCAAGGGCTGCCCCAAATATGGCGAAGGGGAATTCCAGCATTTTTATGTCAAGGAAAACGACGAAAAGTACCGCGTGACGAAAAACAATGCGCGCGGCGCCGTGCCGATCTATACCCGTTACCATATTTTGAAAAGCAATGGCACGTTCAGCTTTTTGGAGATCGAGCCGGTTACGCAGTATATGAACCAGGAACGCGCGCATATGGAAGCGGCGGGCTACCCGATTTTGGGGGACAACATTTACGGCGATCCAAAGCTGAACAAAAAAATGGGCGTGAAATACCAGGCGCTGTGGGCAACGGGGATCCGTTTTTCAACAGGCGTCAACAATATGCTGGAATACTTAAACGGGCTTACGGTCGAAACAAAGGACGTACAGTTCCCGGTGATCAACTGGGAGCAGTGA
- a CDS encoding GNAT family N-acetyltransferase: protein MITNQWICGNADLADVMAVRDHVFVAEQGFAPEDEFDLFDRQAMHVVVYEGERPIGTGRLYHDGKTFRIGRICVVKDERGQGVGDLLMRLLLVKAFEFEPSQVRIDAQERVRGFYENFGFEQDGEAMEEAGIPHIPMRVTKESLVLKSGCGKELRYQDLFPQK, encoded by the coding sequence TTGATTACCAACCAGTGGATATGCGGAAACGCTGACCTTGCGGACGTCATGGCCGTCCGCGACCATGTGTTTGTAGCAGAGCAGGGGTTTGCACCGGAGGATGAGTTTGATTTGTTTGACAGGCAGGCGATGCATGTCGTGGTCTATGAGGGGGAGCGCCCGATCGGGACGGGGAGGCTGTACCATGACGGCAAAACTTTCCGGATCGGCAGGATATGCGTGGTAAAGGACGAGCGCGGACAGGGCGTGGGCGATTTGCTGATGAGGCTGCTGCTCGTGAAAGCGTTTGAATTCGAGCCCTCGCAGGTGCGCATCGATGCGCAGGAACGGGTGCGCGGCTTTTATGAGAACTTCGGCTTTGAGCAAGATGGCGAGGCCATGGAAGAAGCGGGTATCCCGCATATACCAATGCGTGTCACCAAGGAGTCGCTGGTCTTAAAAAGCGGCTGTGGGAAGGAATTGAGGTATCAGGATTTGTTCCCGCAAAAATAA
- the dnaB gene encoding replicative DNA helicase, whose product MAEGRPVHAASRIPPNNLEAEQSILGSMLLNEKCVYEAMEALREEDFYQQQHRDIFRVMSELMEEGVSVDLVTVSQKLEQAGRMRMGGLEYLSQLTTVVPSVANLKHYINIVQQKSALRKLIDASMTAADESYKGEEDADAIIGRAGDAIYRIALKNSHSSVVHIKEALQESYVKISEAMKAQDGMMGIPTGFPYMDQMLSGFQGTQLIIVAGRPGMGKTSFAMNIVEHIGLVKNIPCLVFSLEMSADQLATRMLCSEARIDSQLTRSGKMGATEITKLAEAMKVLSNAPIYIDDSATITVTEMLAKARRMQKQSGLGLIAIDYLQLLQGTGRAESRQQEVAQITRSLKIMAKELNVPIMLLSQLSRASEKREKKTRYPMLSDLRESGAIEQDADVVIFLHREDYYPEDKTPENAGKARIIIAKQRSGPTGAIAMQWQGEYTKYMETDYIHDDEEAPEY is encoded by the coding sequence ATGGCTGAAGGTCGTCCCGTGCATGCGGCTAGCAGGATACCGCCCAATAACCTGGAGGCGGAACAATCCATTCTGGGAAGCATGCTTCTCAATGAAAAATGCGTATACGAGGCAATGGAAGCCCTGCGTGAAGAAGATTTCTACCAGCAGCAGCACAGGGATATTTTCCGTGTAATGAGCGAGCTGATGGAAGAAGGCGTATCCGTCGACCTTGTCACCGTGAGCCAGAAGCTTGAACAGGCGGGTAGGATGCGCATGGGCGGGCTGGAATACCTCTCGCAGCTTACGACGGTCGTGCCTTCCGTTGCCAACCTCAAGCATTATATCAATATCGTACAGCAGAAGTCGGCGCTTCGGAAGCTGATCGACGCAAGCATGACGGCGGCGGACGAAAGCTATAAGGGCGAAGAGGACGCGGACGCGATCATCGGGCGTGCGGGCGACGCGATCTATCGGATCGCGCTCAAAAATTCGCACAGCTCGGTCGTACATATCAAGGAAGCTTTGCAGGAGAGTTACGTCAAGATCAGCGAGGCCATGAAAGCGCAGGACGGCATGATGGGTATCCCGACCGGGTTTCCCTATATGGACCAGATGCTGTCCGGCTTCCAGGGGACGCAGCTCATCATCGTTGCGGGCCGCCCCGGTATGGGCAAAACGAGCTTCGCAATGAATATCGTGGAGCACATCGGCCTGGTGAAGAACATACCGTGCCTGGTGTTTTCGTTGGAAATGTCGGCCGACCAGCTTGCGACACGGATGCTGTGCTCGGAAGCGCGCATCGACAGCCAGCTGACGCGCTCGGGGAAGATGGGGGCAACGGAGATCACCAAGCTTGCGGAAGCGATGAAGGTTCTTTCAAACGCGCCTATCTATATTGACGATTCGGCGACGATCACCGTGACGGAAATGCTGGCCAAGGCACGCAGGATGCAAAAGCAATCGGGGCTGGGGCTCATTGCCATCGACTATTTGCAGCTGCTGCAGGGAACGGGCCGCGCGGAAAGCCGACAGCAGGAAGTTGCGCAGATCACGCGCTCTTTAAAGATCATGGCAAAGGAACTGAACGTGCCGATCATGCTTTTGTCCCAGCTTTCGCGTGCTTCTGAAAAACGCGAGAAAAAAACGCGGTATCCTATGCTTTCCGACCTGCGCGAGTCGGGGGCGATCGAGCAGGATGCCGACGTTGTCATCTTTTTGCACAGGGAAGATTATTATCCGGAAGACAAGACGCCGGAAAATGCGGGTAAGGCCCGCATTATCATTGCCAAGCAAAGGAGCGGGCCTACGGGCGCGATCGCGATGCAGTGGCAGGGCGAGTACACGAAATATATGGAAACGGATTATATCCATGACGACGAGGAGGCGCCGGAATATTGA
- the rplI gene encoding 50S ribosomal protein L9, with product MKVILNQDVAGKGKAGDIVNVSDGYARNFLFPKKLASAATAQNLNAATIAQAAEKHKKAVEKQDAKELAEKMAGMTLTIKAKHGEGGRLFGAITAKEVAAELSKAMGSEIDKKKVNVPNIKELGEYDVTVKVYAEVSTKIKVVVVDG from the coding sequence ATGAAAGTAATTTTGAACCAGGATGTAGCGGGAAAAGGAAAAGCGGGGGATATCGTCAATGTAAGCGATGGATATGCGCGTAATTTCCTGTTTCCGAAGAAGCTGGCAAGCGCGGCAACGGCGCAGAACTTAAACGCTGCGACCATCGCGCAGGCTGCCGAAAAACATAAAAAAGCGGTTGAAAAACAGGACGCAAAGGAACTGGCGGAAAAAATGGCCGGGATGACGCTCACGATCAAGGCAAAACACGGCGAGGGCGGGAGGCTTTTTGGCGCAATTACGGCCAAGGAAGTGGCTGCGGAGCTTTCAAAGGCGATGGGCAGCGAGATCGACAAGAAGAAGGTCAACGTGCCGAATATCAAGGAGCTCGGCGAGTATGACGTTACCGTCAAGGTATATGCGGAAGTAAGTACAAAAATAAAGGTAGTGGTTGTTGATGGCTGA
- a CDS encoding DHH family phosphoesterase, whose product MKEKTKISYVSSELVIFLVLLAAVVFVLLLVQHIYLRMAILVIVFVVAVLYFVISTMNKQRWFYTAAQILTSCSEKIDKYVNAVTIPTAITKKGGVIGWHNPAFFMLAGMHCEGKNIFRVFPQLSKPEKDKKVKIQGKVYYKETIGCEWGGKEYTIHRLIDFEKTYEASALSKASTTTVCHIQVDNYGDLLRGTEQSNHAEIGAEIERVVSRKAKNLHGAYQKYDRDKFIVIFERRFLSSLMQSKFDILNEMRKIGTGNDAFHPTISVGTGVGSSPEEANDNATAALELALARGGDQAVIKEESGYKFYGGTQQGMEKRTRVKSRMFAHALKNMMEQCDTVMIMGHTVPDLDCMGAAMGLLACARKVEKKAYIVLDKPNAAIQGLVDEINRDPDYKGLLVAPQDAASMMDAKTMLVVVDTQIADFTLAPALLDKADTLVVIDHHLRGTDHIENPTLYLHEPYASSTAEMVTEILQYFADKMHIKPLEVEALLAGIMIDTKGFSFKTGVRTFEAASYLRKLGADTTTIRHLFQDDLETFNARAKVVQGADILPDGIAISWCPDDAKNPQLLAAQAADSLIGIRGISASFVLCEQNGVILISGRSIGGINVQRILEKLGGGGHATIAGAQIRGMDKGQVVSDLKEAIEEYKKES is encoded by the coding sequence ATGAAAGAAAAGACAAAGATCAGTTACGTTTCAAGTGAATTGGTGATCTTTCTCGTCCTGCTCGCGGCGGTGGTGTTTGTCCTGCTGTTGGTGCAGCACATTTACCTGCGTATGGCGATTTTGGTGATCGTTTTCGTTGTGGCCGTCCTTTATTTCGTGATTTCCACCATGAACAAGCAGCGGTGGTTTTATACGGCGGCGCAAATCCTGACCTCGTGCTCGGAAAAGATCGATAAGTATGTGAACGCGGTCACGATCCCCACGGCGATCACTAAAAAGGGAGGCGTGATCGGCTGGCATAACCCGGCATTTTTTATGCTGGCGGGGATGCACTGCGAGGGCAAAAATATCTTCCGCGTGTTTCCGCAGTTAAGCAAGCCGGAGAAGGATAAAAAGGTCAAGATACAGGGAAAGGTCTATTATAAAGAGACCATAGGGTGCGAATGGGGCGGCAAGGAATATACGATCCACCGCCTGATCGATTTTGAGAAAACGTACGAAGCGTCCGCGCTCTCCAAGGCTTCGACCACGACGGTCTGCCACATCCAGGTGGATAATTACGGTGACCTGCTGCGAGGAACGGAACAAAGCAACCATGCGGAGATCGGCGCGGAGATCGAGCGGGTGGTTTCCAGGAAAGCGAAAAACCTTCACGGGGCGTACCAGAAATATGACCGCGATAAATTTATCGTCATATTTGAACGGCGCTTTTTATCTTCGCTGATGCAAAGCAAGTTCGATATCTTAAATGAGATGCGCAAAATCGGTACGGGCAACGACGCCTTCCATCCGACGATCAGTGTGGGGACAGGTGTGGGGTCGTCGCCGGAAGAAGCGAACGACAACGCAACGGCTGCGCTTGAGCTCGCGCTTGCGCGCGGCGGCGACCAGGCGGTGATCAAGGAAGAATCCGGATACAAATTTTATGGCGGGACGCAGCAGGGGATGGAGAAACGGACGCGTGTGAAGTCGCGTATGTTCGCGCATGCCCTCAAGAATATGATGGAACAGTGCGATACGGTCATGATCATGGGGCATACCGTCCCGGACCTTGACTGTATGGGCGCGGCGATGGGGCTGCTGGCCTGTGCGCGCAAGGTGGAGAAGAAAGCGTATATCGTACTGGACAAACCCAATGCCGCGATACAGGGCCTGGTAGACGAGATCAACCGCGACCCGGATTATAAGGGACTGCTGGTGGCGCCGCAGGACGCAGCCTCTATGATGGATGCAAAGACTATGCTCGTCGTGGTGGATACGCAGATCGCGGATTTTACGCTTGCACCTGCGCTGCTTGATAAGGCGGACACGCTGGTGGTGATCGACCACCATCTGCGCGGAACGGACCATATCGAGAATCCGACGCTTTACCTGCACGAGCCGTATGCCTCCTCGACAGCGGAAATGGTGACGGAGATCTTGCAGTATTTTGCGGACAAAATGCATATAAAGCCGCTGGAGGTGGAAGCGCTTCTGGCAGGGATCATGATCGATACCAAGGGGTTTTCGTTCAAAACGGGGGTTCGTACCTTTGAAGCGGCTTCGTATTTACGAAAGCTTGGGGCGGATACCACAACGATCCGGCATTTGTTCCAGGATGACCTGGAAACATTCAACGCCCGCGCAAAGGTCGTGCAAGGGGCGGACATCCTGCCGGACGGCATTGCGATCTCGTGGTGCCCGGACGATGCGAAAAACCCGCAGCTTTTGGCGGCGCAGGCAGCAGATTCCCTGATCGGTATCCGTGGGATCAGCGCTTCGTTTGTGCTGTGTGAACAAAATGGAGTCATCCTGATCTCCGGCCGTTCCATCGGAGGGATCAACGTACAGCGTATCCTGGAAAAGCTGGGCGGAGGCGGGCATGCGACGATCGCAGGCGCGCAGATCAGGGGCATGGACAAAGGACAGGTCGTATCCGATTTGAAAGAAGCGATAGAAGAATACAAGAAGGAGAGCTGA
- a CDS encoding DUF2232 domain-containing protein, which translates to MADNTEEKYEKLWCMLACIGAAVALMAAGALSNWIILVLVALFVPMAFIVAGARASQGIGILSVLVSGFLVWLFAGAGIALVMMACSLPVTIVMTYVIKKRMPFYYSTLISCIALLASLGILILLVQLIYKTDLMTLLLGHIESFLNANPEFTKLYYTTYNSLLNGGAQPIDLSAVLSTPLDVAVSGLMQTFTVQLAMLVPQAAMFCVALFGLLNYVVPRAIVKKQGVAVGTVPTFSQLALPAKYGTWSLIALIVAFLGMSLGWRNFNLVYAIIMGFFSITYMIQGMAFTDWLLKKKINSASGRIAIIVIIFLILQLFGLNIFMWIGFFEQIVKFRKRQWISQG; encoded by the coding sequence GTGGCAGACAATACGGAAGAAAAATACGAAAAATTGTGGTGTATGCTGGCTTGTATCGGCGCGGCGGTCGCCTTGATGGCGGCAGGCGCCCTCAGCAACTGGATCATCCTTGTCCTGGTCGCTTTGTTCGTCCCCATGGCATTTATCGTGGCCGGGGCACGGGCTTCCCAGGGGATCGGGATCCTAAGCGTCCTGGTGAGCGGCTTTTTGGTGTGGCTGTTTGCAGGGGCGGGGATCGCGCTCGTTATGATGGCCTGCTCGCTTCCCGTGACGATTGTGATGACGTACGTAATCAAAAAGCGCATGCCTTTTTATTACAGTACGCTGATCTCTTGTATTGCGCTGCTTGCTTCGCTGGGTATCCTCATTTTATTGGTACAATTGATTTACAAGACAGATTTGATGACGCTGCTTCTGGGTCATATCGAAAGTTTTTTGAATGCGAACCCGGAGTTCACCAAATTATATTATACGACCTATAATTCGCTTCTGAACGGCGGGGCACAACCGATCGATTTGTCGGCGGTATTAAGTACGCCCCTTGACGTGGCGGTTTCGGGCCTGATGCAGACGTTTACCGTCCAGTTGGCGATGCTCGTACCGCAGGCGGCGATGTTCTGTGTGGCGCTGTTTGGGCTGCTGAATTATGTGGTGCCGCGTGCGATCGTCAAAAAGCAGGGCGTTGCCGTGGGAACGGTTCCTACGTTTTCGCAGCTGGCGCTGCCTGCCAAATATGGTACGTGGTCTCTTATCGCACTGATCGTGGCCTTTTTGGGGATGTCGCTCGGCTGGCGCAATTTCAACCTGGTCTATGCCATTATCATGGGCTTTTTCAGCATCACCTACATGATACAGGGTATGGCGTTTACAGATTGGCTGCTGAAGAAAAAGATCAATTCCGCATCGGGCAGGATCGCGATCATTGTCATTATCTTCCTGATCTTGCAGCTGTTCGGCCTGAACATCTTCATGTGGATCGGCTTTTTCGAGCAGATCGTCAAGTTCCGAAAAAGGCAATGGATATCGCAGGGATAA
- a CDS encoding ClC family H(+)/Cl(-) exchange transporter, producing the protein MEKQGETAKTQYIVMKSLLVGAIAGLVTVAFRVCVTQVFSAAQNLVTLAHTQVWAAFLWFAAVALAAFAVSRLLKWEPMITGSGIPQLEGELKGMFSHNPLRVLVGKFAGGLLSLGAGLSLGREGPCIQMGAAVGKGFSRRGSGEEKNLLMTGGGAAGLAAAFGAPLAGILFALEEVHKSFSAKILFTSIAACAASGVVTRLLLGPAPIFSIPLTQSVPLSGYWLLVLLGVAAGLMGVFYNFAIQKTQDMYERMKKIPPSYRVAFPFAASAILAFLLPSILGGGVPLVGDMAAGKYALLILLLLLAAKFAFSMFSFCSGVPGGILMPMIVMGALLGNAFGVFGTAVFGLPAALTQNFMIFAMAAFFGAIVRAPLTGIVLVCEMTAAYDQFLPLIITTLTAYLVARLLHARPVYDQLLDHDLSLISNRKTA; encoded by the coding sequence ATGGAAAAACAGGGAGAAACGGCAAAAACGCAATACATCGTTATGAAAAGCCTCCTTGTGGGTGCGATCGCGGGCCTGGTCACCGTAGCCTTTCGCGTATGCGTGACGCAGGTTTTTTCCGCAGCGCAGAATTTGGTGACGCTTGCGCATACACAGGTATGGGCGGCGTTTCTTTGGTTTGCCGCCGTAGCGCTGGCGGCTTTTGCAGTCAGCCGGCTGTTAAAATGGGAGCCGATGATCACAGGCAGCGGGATCCCACAGCTTGAAGGAGAACTGAAGGGCATGTTTTCGCATAATCCCCTAAGGGTGCTTGTGGGGAAATTTGCAGGAGGGCTGCTTTCTTTGGGGGCAGGCTTGTCGCTCGGCAGGGAAGGCCCGTGTATACAAATGGGCGCGGCCGTGGGCAAAGGCTTTTCACGGCGCGGCAGCGGGGAAGAAAAAAACCTTCTGATGACAGGCGGCGGAGCTGCGGGACTGGCCGCTGCTTTTGGTGCGCCGCTTGCGGGGATATTGTTTGCGCTCGAAGAAGTGCACAAAAGCTTTTCCGCTAAAATATTATTCACATCCATCGCCGCCTGTGCGGCCTCCGGCGTGGTGACGCGCCTGTTGCTTGGGCCGGCGCCGATCTTTTCGATCCCTCTTACGCAGAGCGTTCCCTTAAGCGGGTATTGGCTGCTTGTCCTGCTCGGGGTCGCAGCGGGACTGATGGGTGTTTTTTACAATTTTGCCATTCAAAAAACACAGGATATGTATGAACGGATGAAAAAGATACCGCCTTCGTATCGCGTGGCCTTTCCTTTCGCGGCCTCGGCTATCCTGGCATTTTTGTTGCCGTCGATCCTCGGCGGCGGCGTGCCGCTGGTAGGAGATATGGCCGCAGGAAAATATGCGCTCCTGATTCTACTGTTGCTGCTTGCCGCAAAATTCGCCTTCTCGATGTTCAGCTTTTGTTCGGGGGTACCTGGGGGAATCTTGATGCCCATGATCGTGATGGGCGCGCTTCTGGGCAATGCGTTTGGCGTTTTTGGTACGGCGGTATTCGGGCTTCCGGCGGCCCTGACACAGAATTTCATGATTTTTGCGATGGCGGCGTTCTTTGGCGCGATCGTGCGCGCGCCGCTTACGGGCATTGTGCTCGTATGCGAAATGACGGCAGCATATGACCAGTTCCTCCCACTTATCATAACGACGCTCACCGCTTACCTCGTGGCGCGCCTTTTGCATGCGCGTCCCGTCTACGACCAGCTTTTAGACCACGACCTGTCGCTGATTTCCAACCGGAAAACAGCGTAG
- the rpmA gene encoding 50S ribosomal protein L27 produces MAHKKGVGSSRNGRDSESKRLGVKRADGQYVLAGNILVRQRGTKIHPGNNVGRGGDDTLFALTSGIVKFERKGRDKKQVSVYAN; encoded by the coding sequence ATGGCACATAAAAAAGGTGTAGGTAGTTCGAGAAACGGACGTGATTCCGAATCCAAACGCTTAGGCGTCAAGCGCGCAGATGGGCAGTATGTCCTCGCGGGCAATATCCTCGTGCGCCAGAGGGGCACGAAGATCCACCCGGGCAACAATGTTGGCCGCGGCGGTGACGATACACTGTTTGCTCTTACAAGCGGCATCGTGAAATTCGAGCGCAAGGGAAGAGACAAAAAACAGGTAAGCGTTTACGCGAACTAA
- the rplU gene encoding 50S ribosomal protein L21, whose translation MYAIIRSGGKQYKVEPGMVIKVEKLDAEVGSEVAFEAMMTSDGKKVAVGDPVLTDVAVKGKVLAQDKEKKVIVFKYKAKKDYRKKQGHRQPFTKVEITQVGDEKATAAPKATKTAAAKAETAEKAAAKGPAVKAETAEKKAPAKKTAAAAKPAAEKKPAAKATAEKKPAAKKPAAKADTAEKKAPAKKTATAAKATAEKKPAAKKPAAKKPAASATDDKKAE comes from the coding sequence ATGTATGCAATCATCAGGTCAGGCGGTAAGCAATATAAGGTTGAGCCGGGCATGGTTATCAAAGTGGAAAAGCTGGACGCCGAGGTAGGCAGCGAGGTAGCGTTTGAAGCGATGATGACGTCCGACGGCAAGAAAGTTGCCGTTGGCGATCCTGTTTTGACAGACGTTGCAGTCAAAGGAAAAGTGCTTGCGCAGGATAAAGAGAAAAAAGTTATTGTGTTCAAGTATAAAGCCAAAAAAGACTATCGTAAAAAACAGGGACACAGACAACCGTTCACAAAAGTAGAAATCACGCAGGTCGGCGATGAAAAAGCGACCGCTGCGCCCAAGGCGACAAAGACTGCGGCGGCAAAAGCGGAAACAGCAGAAAAAGCTGCTGCGAAAGGGCCTGCAGTAAAAGCGGAAACGGCGGAAAAGAAAGCTCCGGCTAAGAAAACTGCCGCTGCTGCAAAGCCGGCGGCGGAAAAGAAGCCCGCTGCAAAAGCTACAGCAGAGAAAAAGCCCGCTGCAAAGAAGCCTGCTGCAAAAGCGGATACGGCGGAAAAGAAAGCTCCGGCCAAGAAAACTGCTACTGCTGCAAAGGCAACCGCGGAAAAGAAGCCTGCTGCGAAGAAACCGGCTGCAAAGAAGCCCGCTGCTTCTGCAACGGACGACAAGAAGGCAGAGTAA
- a CDS encoding Rne/Rng family ribonuclease yields the protein MIKKIIADANTHEARVALMEDNDLVEILVEMRGKERLVGNIYKGRVANILPGMQAAFVDVGLEKNAFLYAGDILCDESDFIFEGSQDSSNVKKKLEVPNIKELLKPNQEIMVQVLKQPGGSKGARVTTHITLPGRLLVLMPTVDHVGVSRRIEDEQKREQLKEFIAGVKPSNMGVIVRTVAEQASDEEIASELNFLVRLWQKVQEKADFVTAPRLIHAEETLLFRTVRDVFTSDVQEFIINDKDYYEKVMAVVNILSPGMVDRLKLFEEDGNIFDYFNIEDKITKALQRKVWLKNGCYLVIDETEALTVIDVNTGKYIGEDNLQDTILHANIEAAGEIARQLRLRDLSGIIVIDFIDMEDEENKQKVVDALNEALKHDRTKSNVLGMTELGLVEMTRKKTRRKLSALTQATCPCCGGSGMVYNLDNMAMRVRREIIRTVGSDAHGMYIVEVNEPLAEYIVSHNNLNQAILPHYENAHFFIRGVKNAHPEQIIISQVTDKGALSGTQVFC from the coding sequence ATGATCAAAAAAATCATAGCCGACGCGAACACGCATGAAGCGCGTGTCGCTTTGATGGAGGATAACGACTTGGTCGAGATCCTCGTTGAAATGCGTGGGAAAGAGCGCCTGGTCGGTAATATTTACAAGGGAAGGGTTGCCAATATCCTTCCGGGCATGCAGGCCGCGTTTGTGGATGTGGGCCTTGAGAAAAATGCATTTTTATATGCGGGGGATATCCTGTGCGACGAATCGGATTTTATTTTTGAAGGGTCGCAGGATAGTTCCAATGTCAAAAAGAAGCTCGAAGTCCCCAATATTAAAGAGCTGTTAAAACCCAACCAGGAAATCATGGTACAGGTATTAAAGCAGCCGGGCGGCAGCAAGGGTGCGCGCGTAACGACGCACATCACGCTTCCGGGGAGGCTTCTTGTCCTTATGCCCACAGTTGACCATGTGGGCGTCTCGCGCCGGATCGAGGACGAACAGAAACGCGAGCAGCTAAAGGAATTTATTGCGGGAGTCAAGCCTTCCAATATGGGGGTGATCGTCCGTACGGTCGCGGAGCAGGCTTCGGATGAAGAGATCGCTTCGGAGCTCAATTTCCTTGTGCGTTTATGGCAGAAGGTACAGGAGAAGGCGGACTTCGTGACGGCGCCGCGCCTGATCCATGCGGAAGAAACGTTGCTGTTCCGCACGGTACGGGATGTGTTTACGTCGGATGTTCAGGAGTTCATCATCAACGACAAGGACTATTATGAAAAGGTCATGGCAGTGGTGAACATCTTATCCCCCGGCATGGTGGACAGGCTCAAGCTGTTTGAAGAAGATGGGAATATTTTTGACTATTTCAATATAGAAGATAAGATCACCAAAGCGCTGCAGCGCAAGGTGTGGCTCAAGAACGGCTGTTACCTCGTGATCGACGAAACGGAAGCATTGACCGTCATCGACGTCAACACGGGCAAATACATCGGCGAAGACAATTTGCAGGATACGATCCTTCATGCAAATATTGAAGCGGCGGGCGAGATCGCGCGGCAGCTGCGCCTTCGTGACTTGAGCGGCATCATCGTGATCGATTTCATCGATATGGAAGACGAAGAAAACAAGCAGAAGGTCGTGGATGCGCTGAACGAGGCGCTAAAGCACGACAGGACAAAGTCCAATGTCCTGGGCATGACGGAGCTGGGGCTTGTGGAAATGACGCGTAAAAAGACGCGCCGCAAGCTGTCCGCGCTGACGCAAGCCACGTGCCCGTGCTGCGGCGGCAGTGGGATGGTTTACAACCTCGACAATATGGCGATGCGTGTGCGCAGGGAGATTATCCGTACGGTAGGCAGCGACGCACACGGGATGTATATCGTGGAAGTAAACGAACCGCTCGCGGAGTATATCGTGTCGCACAACAACTTAAACCAGGCGATCCTGCCGCATTATGAAAATGCGCATTTCTTCATCCGCGGCGTGAAAAACGCGCACCCGGAGCAGATCATCATCTCGCAGGTGACGGACAAGGGAGCGCTTTCCGGGACACAGGTTTTCTGTTGA
- a CDS encoding TIGR03936 family radical SAM-associated protein, whose amino-acid sequence MSEETRKYKMIIKYSRHGAAKYISHLDMQRAFGRAVRRAQLPAEYSQGFNPHIVMSFASPLSVGYATNGDYLEVGLTEPVDTQEAKAALNAVMPRDIRILDVRDAGEHAKKLMAQNYSACYFIHFHFENEQDCDKIKAVVRDLMEKDVWPAVDRRGKQLNIRPLVLDMATEDGRRVSALLKNASDGALNPAVLAKALLLAADAGAEYDICREDCFALKDGEMKPFSIL is encoded by the coding sequence ATGAGTGAAGAAACAAGAAAATATAAGATGATCATCAAATACAGCCGCCACGGCGCGGCAAAGTACATTTCGCACCTCGATATGCAGCGTGCGTTTGGCCGGGCGGTACGCAGGGCGCAGCTGCCCGCGGAGTATTCGCAGGGTTTCAACCCGCATATCGTCATGTCCTTTGCGTCCCCGCTTTCGGTAGGGTATGCGACAAATGGGGATTACCTAGAGGTCGGCCTGACGGAGCCTGTAGATACTCAGGAGGCAAAAGCGGCGCTCAATGCCGTGATGCCGCGTGATATCCGCATTTTGGATGTGCGCGATGCAGGGGAGCACGCGAAAAAACTGATGGCACAAAATTACAGCGCATGCTATTTTATACATTTTCATTTTGAAAATGAGCAGGATTGTGATAAAATAAAAGCTGTGGTTCGCGACCTTATGGAAAAGGATGTATGGCCGGCAGTCGACCGCCGCGGCAAGCAGCTTAATATCCGCCCGTTGGTACTCGATATGGCTACGGAGGACGGAAGGCGGGTAAGCGCTTTGCTGAAAAACGCGTCGGATGGCGCTCTGAACCCGGCTGTGCTTGCAAAAGCTCTGCTTTTAGCAGCGGACGCCGGGGCAGAGTACGATATCTGCAGGGAAGATTGTTTTGCACTGAAGGACGGCGAAATGAAGCCGTTTAGCATACTATAG